In one Xiphophorus couchianus chromosome 17, X_couchianus-1.0, whole genome shotgun sequence genomic region, the following are encoded:
- the net1 gene encoding neuroepithelial cell-transforming gene 1 protein isoform X2 — protein MLKFSLLFSFQKRKRRQKDDADTISIYSSDFKKWKDRQKDDSDSISICSFDFKEPSTKRVRPHGRVTSLASLISPVKNGAVRRFGQTLQASFRGDGKSSAGPHKPCSKATAPTPPKRRNSTLWSETLDVRQKGTFSTQEIKRQEAIFELSRGEHDLIEDLQLARKAYHDPMLKLSIMSEEELTHIFGNLDDYIPLHEDLLARLSKATGSDGTVGQIGQIVISWLPRLNAYKEYCSNQLAAKALLDQKKQDRRVQDFLQRCLESPFSRKLDLWSFLDIPRSRLVKYPLLLKEILRHTPPDHPDAGLLEEAITIIQGVLSDINMKKGESECQYYIEKLEYLDDRQRDPRIEQCKSLLCHGELRNKSGTKLHVFLFTEILVLTRPVTRNERQCFQVYRQPIPVQDLVLEDLQDGDVRMGGSFRGAFSNSEKAKNIFRVRSQDPSHSQSHTLQVNDVFHKQQWLNCLRSAISVHRPTGEPSTASPHMSNVHSKRRMSSASAIIHLEEPDENCPRQTSQSAPSSPCSSSTSGSTTSSLSSHSSSSLASPLSAPLFSSSSLKCKKDKRSLGSLGKRKETMV, from the exons ATGCTGAAATTCAGCCTACTGTTTTCCTTCCAGAAGAGGAAACGTAGACAGAAGGATGATGCCGACACCATCAGCATCTACAGCTCTGACTTCAAG aaatggAAGGACAGACAAAAAGATGACAGTGACTCCATCAGCATCTGCAGCTTTGACTTTAAG GAACCCAGCACCAAGCGTGTCCGTCCACACGGCAGGGTGACGTCGCTAGCCAGCCTCATCTCTCCGGTTAAAAATGGGGCCGTCCGGCGCTTCGGCCAGACCCTCCAG GCCTCTTTCCGGGGTGATGGCAAGTCGTCGGCCGGGCCCCACAAGCCTTGCAGCAAGGCAACGGCCCCCACACCGCCCAAAAGAAGGAACAGCACCTTGTGGTCAGAGACATTGGATGTCCGCCAGAAAGGAACCTTTTCCACACAGGAGATCAAGCGCCAGGAG GCCATATTTGAGCTGTCTCGTGGAGAACACGACCTGATTGAGGACCTCCAGCTTGCACGCAag GCGTACCATGACCCAATGCTGAAGCTCTCCATCATGTCTGAGGAGGAGCTCACACACATCTTTGGTAACCTGGACGACTATATTCCCCTGCATGAAGACCTGCTGGCCCGGCTCTCCAAAGCCACAGGATCTGATGGGACCGTGGGCCAAATTGGGCAGATTGTTATCAGCTGG CTTCCCAGGCTCAACGCCTACAAAGAGTACTGCAGCAACCAGCTGGCAGCCAAGGCCTTGCTAGACCAGAAGAAGCAGGACCGGCGGGTTCAGGACTTCCTGCAGCGCTGCCTGGAGTCTCCGTTTAGCCGAAAGCTGGATTTGTGGAGCTTTCTCGACATCCCGCGCTCTCGCCTGGTCAAGTACCCCCTGCTGCTGAAGGAGATCCTCAGGCACACTCCACCAGACCACCCCGACGCCGGCCTCCTGGAGGAAGCT ATCACAATCATCCAAGGCGTTCTTTCCGACATCAACATGAAGAAGGGAGAGTCCGAGTGCCAGTACTACATCGAGAAGCTGGAGTATCTGGACGACAGGCAGAGAGACCCTCGCATCGAACAATGCAAGAGTCTATTGTGTCACGGCGAGCTGCGCAACAAGAGTGGCACG AAGCTGCATGTGTTCCTGTTCACTGAGATTCTGGTCCTGACCCGGCCCGTCACCAGGAACGAGCGACAGTGCTTCCAAGTGTACCGGCAGCCCATCCCAGTGCAGGACCTGGTGTTGGAGGACCTGCAGGACGGGGACGTCAGGATGGGCGGCTCTTTCAGAGGAGCCTTCAGTAACTCAGAGAAAG ctAAGAACATTTTCCGTGTCCGCTCACAAGACCCGAGCCACTCCCAGTCCCACACGCTACAGGTCAACGATGTCTTCCACAAGCAGCAGTGGCTCAACTGCCTCCGCAGCGCCATCTCAGTCCACAGGCCCACGGGCGAGCCCTCCACAGCGAGTCCACACATGAGTAACGTCCACTCCAAGCGCCGCATGTCCTCCGCTTCCGCCATTATCCACCTGGAGGAGCCGGATGAGAACTGCCCACGGCAGACCTCTCAGTCCGCCCCCAGCTCGCCATGCAGCAGCTCCACGTCCGGCTCCACAACTTCATCACTTTCCTctcactcctcctcctctctggcCTCGCCGCTGTCAGCACCACTCTTCTCTTCATCATCACTCAAATGCAAAAAGGACAAAAGGTCACTGGGTTCCTTGGGGAAGAGAAAGGAGACGATGGTGTGA
- the LOC114161252 gene encoding uncharacterized protein LOC114161252 — MPHSTKKVRRSETIMKSDYYQRLNSVARRRYNDKISAVGEDPYLIPPTQQKPARECRIEELPGLCYPDIFMFLIEVPGYSAGALKAYKSLDAYRFFLRGWVRSLMLCTRKDKFIITSKVIQFEGLTENPHPVWTIIEPSGLVVSGHCTCMTSSDVVCSHVAATLFALDACVRIQQEKSSPALPNSPRSRRSVEPVHDVNFSYPNKRRKTINENSRQSTPVVPPATAEEIKQFYDSLASSGAKSVVLSVLPGYSEEFNSSS, encoded by the exons ATGCCACATTCTACAAAGAAGGTTCGCCGGTCTGAAACTATTATGAAGTCAGATTACTACCAAAGACTGAACAGTGTTGCCAGGCGACGCTATAATGATAAAATCTCCGCTGTGGGTGAAGATCCGTATCTAATCCCCCCAACACAGCAAAAACCCGCCAGAGAGTGTCGCATCGAGGAGCTGCCAGGCCTGTGTTACCCTGATATATTCATGTTTCTCATCGAAGTACCAG GATACAGCGCCGGCGCACTGAAGGCATACAAGAGCCTGGACGCTTACCGGTTCTTCCTCCGTGGCTGGGTCAGATCTCTGATGCTGTGCACCAGGAAAGACAAGTTCATCATAACCAGCAAG GTGATCCAGTTTGAAGGCCTCACTGAGAATCCTCACCCTGTGTGGACCATCATTGAGCCCAGTGGCCTCGTCGTTTCTGGTCATTGCACATGTATGACGAGTTCAGATGTGGTCTGTTCACATGTTGCCGCCACCCTGTTTGCACTTGATGCAT gtgtgCGCATACAGCAGGAGAAGTCATCCCCTGCCCTTCCAAACTCTCCGCGTAGCCGGCGGAGTGTCGAACCTGTGCATGACGTCAACTTTTCATACCCAAATAAGAGGAGAAAG ACCATCAATGAGAATTCAAGACAGTCTACACCTGTAGTTCCACCTGCCACAGCGGAGGAAATAAAGCAGTTTTATGACAGCCTCGCCAGTTCAG
- the net1 gene encoding neuroepithelial cell-transforming gene 1 protein isoform X1 translates to MLIKINENSEVESAMSPSEKEKGKEQAADIKVKFSAGEAESDNKTLRRSLRRGGSFTFLTTGAQWDFTLKRKRRQKDDADTISIYSSDFKKWKDRQKDDSDSISICSFDFKEPSTKRVRPHGRVTSLASLISPVKNGAVRRFGQTLQASFRGDGKSSAGPHKPCSKATAPTPPKRRNSTLWSETLDVRQKGTFSTQEIKRQEAIFELSRGEHDLIEDLQLARKAYHDPMLKLSIMSEEELTHIFGNLDDYIPLHEDLLARLSKATGSDGTVGQIGQIVISWLPRLNAYKEYCSNQLAAKALLDQKKQDRRVQDFLQRCLESPFSRKLDLWSFLDIPRSRLVKYPLLLKEILRHTPPDHPDAGLLEEAITIIQGVLSDINMKKGESECQYYIEKLEYLDDRQRDPRIEQCKSLLCHGELRNKSGTKLHVFLFTEILVLTRPVTRNERQCFQVYRQPIPVQDLVLEDLQDGDVRMGGSFRGAFSNSEKAKNIFRVRSQDPSHSQSHTLQVNDVFHKQQWLNCLRSAISVHRPTGEPSTASPHMSNVHSKRRMSSASAIIHLEEPDENCPRQTSQSAPSSPCSSSTSGSTTSSLSSHSSSSLASPLSAPLFSSSSLKCKKDKRSLGSLGKRKETMV, encoded by the exons AtgctcattaaaataaatgaaaacagtgaaGTGGAAAGCGCCATGTCGCCgtcagagaaagagaaagggaaGGAACAAGCAGCCGACATTAAGGTGAAATTTTCCGCGGGTGAGGCAGAGTCCGACAACAAGACGCTAAGACG GTCACTGCGGAGGGGGGGCTCTTTCACCTTTCTCACTACTGGAGCACAGTGGGATTTCACTTTG AAGAGGAAACGTAGACAGAAGGATGATGCCGACACCATCAGCATCTACAGCTCTGACTTCAAG aaatggAAGGACAGACAAAAAGATGACAGTGACTCCATCAGCATCTGCAGCTTTGACTTTAAG GAACCCAGCACCAAGCGTGTCCGTCCACACGGCAGGGTGACGTCGCTAGCCAGCCTCATCTCTCCGGTTAAAAATGGGGCCGTCCGGCGCTTCGGCCAGACCCTCCAG GCCTCTTTCCGGGGTGATGGCAAGTCGTCGGCCGGGCCCCACAAGCCTTGCAGCAAGGCAACGGCCCCCACACCGCCCAAAAGAAGGAACAGCACCTTGTGGTCAGAGACATTGGATGTCCGCCAGAAAGGAACCTTTTCCACACAGGAGATCAAGCGCCAGGAG GCCATATTTGAGCTGTCTCGTGGAGAACACGACCTGATTGAGGACCTCCAGCTTGCACGCAag GCGTACCATGACCCAATGCTGAAGCTCTCCATCATGTCTGAGGAGGAGCTCACACACATCTTTGGTAACCTGGACGACTATATTCCCCTGCATGAAGACCTGCTGGCCCGGCTCTCCAAAGCCACAGGATCTGATGGGACCGTGGGCCAAATTGGGCAGATTGTTATCAGCTGG CTTCCCAGGCTCAACGCCTACAAAGAGTACTGCAGCAACCAGCTGGCAGCCAAGGCCTTGCTAGACCAGAAGAAGCAGGACCGGCGGGTTCAGGACTTCCTGCAGCGCTGCCTGGAGTCTCCGTTTAGCCGAAAGCTGGATTTGTGGAGCTTTCTCGACATCCCGCGCTCTCGCCTGGTCAAGTACCCCCTGCTGCTGAAGGAGATCCTCAGGCACACTCCACCAGACCACCCCGACGCCGGCCTCCTGGAGGAAGCT ATCACAATCATCCAAGGCGTTCTTTCCGACATCAACATGAAGAAGGGAGAGTCCGAGTGCCAGTACTACATCGAGAAGCTGGAGTATCTGGACGACAGGCAGAGAGACCCTCGCATCGAACAATGCAAGAGTCTATTGTGTCACGGCGAGCTGCGCAACAAGAGTGGCACG AAGCTGCATGTGTTCCTGTTCACTGAGATTCTGGTCCTGACCCGGCCCGTCACCAGGAACGAGCGACAGTGCTTCCAAGTGTACCGGCAGCCCATCCCAGTGCAGGACCTGGTGTTGGAGGACCTGCAGGACGGGGACGTCAGGATGGGCGGCTCTTTCAGAGGAGCCTTCAGTAACTCAGAGAAAG ctAAGAACATTTTCCGTGTCCGCTCACAAGACCCGAGCCACTCCCAGTCCCACACGCTACAGGTCAACGATGTCTTCCACAAGCAGCAGTGGCTCAACTGCCTCCGCAGCGCCATCTCAGTCCACAGGCCCACGGGCGAGCCCTCCACAGCGAGTCCACACATGAGTAACGTCCACTCCAAGCGCCGCATGTCCTCCGCTTCCGCCATTATCCACCTGGAGGAGCCGGATGAGAACTGCCCACGGCAGACCTCTCAGTCCGCCCCCAGCTCGCCATGCAGCAGCTCCACGTCCGGCTCCACAACTTCATCACTTTCCTctcactcctcctcctctctggcCTCGCCGCTGTCAGCACCACTCTTCTCTTCATCATCACTCAAATGCAAAAAGGACAAAAGGTCACTGGGTTCCTTGGGGAAGAGAAAGGAGACGATGGTGTGA
- the net1 gene encoding neuroepithelial cell-transforming gene 1 protein isoform X3, translated as MVAYDELGSLVPIKRTLQVTDCQNQANKESEEPSTKRVRPHGRVTSLASLISPVKNGAVRRFGQTLQASFRGDGKSSAGPHKPCSKATAPTPPKRRNSTLWSETLDVRQKGTFSTQEIKRQEAIFELSRGEHDLIEDLQLARKAYHDPMLKLSIMSEEELTHIFGNLDDYIPLHEDLLARLSKATGSDGTVGQIGQIVISWLPRLNAYKEYCSNQLAAKALLDQKKQDRRVQDFLQRCLESPFSRKLDLWSFLDIPRSRLVKYPLLLKEILRHTPPDHPDAGLLEEAITIIQGVLSDINMKKGESECQYYIEKLEYLDDRQRDPRIEQCKSLLCHGELRNKSGTKLHVFLFTEILVLTRPVTRNERQCFQVYRQPIPVQDLVLEDLQDGDVRMGGSFRGAFSNSEKAKNIFRVRSQDPSHSQSHTLQVNDVFHKQQWLNCLRSAISVHRPTGEPSTASPHMSNVHSKRRMSSASAIIHLEEPDENCPRQTSQSAPSSPCSSSTSGSTTSSLSSHSSSSLASPLSAPLFSSSSLKCKKDKRSLGSLGKRKETMV; from the exons ATGGTGGCTTACGATGAGCTGGGTAGCTTGGTGCCTATCAAACGGACTCTGCAAGTGACAGACTGCCAGAACCAAGCCAACAAAGAATCAGAG GAACCCAGCACCAAGCGTGTCCGTCCACACGGCAGGGTGACGTCGCTAGCCAGCCTCATCTCTCCGGTTAAAAATGGGGCCGTCCGGCGCTTCGGCCAGACCCTCCAG GCCTCTTTCCGGGGTGATGGCAAGTCGTCGGCCGGGCCCCACAAGCCTTGCAGCAAGGCAACGGCCCCCACACCGCCCAAAAGAAGGAACAGCACCTTGTGGTCAGAGACATTGGATGTCCGCCAGAAAGGAACCTTTTCCACACAGGAGATCAAGCGCCAGGAG GCCATATTTGAGCTGTCTCGTGGAGAACACGACCTGATTGAGGACCTCCAGCTTGCACGCAag GCGTACCATGACCCAATGCTGAAGCTCTCCATCATGTCTGAGGAGGAGCTCACACACATCTTTGGTAACCTGGACGACTATATTCCCCTGCATGAAGACCTGCTGGCCCGGCTCTCCAAAGCCACAGGATCTGATGGGACCGTGGGCCAAATTGGGCAGATTGTTATCAGCTGG CTTCCCAGGCTCAACGCCTACAAAGAGTACTGCAGCAACCAGCTGGCAGCCAAGGCCTTGCTAGACCAGAAGAAGCAGGACCGGCGGGTTCAGGACTTCCTGCAGCGCTGCCTGGAGTCTCCGTTTAGCCGAAAGCTGGATTTGTGGAGCTTTCTCGACATCCCGCGCTCTCGCCTGGTCAAGTACCCCCTGCTGCTGAAGGAGATCCTCAGGCACACTCCACCAGACCACCCCGACGCCGGCCTCCTGGAGGAAGCT ATCACAATCATCCAAGGCGTTCTTTCCGACATCAACATGAAGAAGGGAGAGTCCGAGTGCCAGTACTACATCGAGAAGCTGGAGTATCTGGACGACAGGCAGAGAGACCCTCGCATCGAACAATGCAAGAGTCTATTGTGTCACGGCGAGCTGCGCAACAAGAGTGGCACG AAGCTGCATGTGTTCCTGTTCACTGAGATTCTGGTCCTGACCCGGCCCGTCACCAGGAACGAGCGACAGTGCTTCCAAGTGTACCGGCAGCCCATCCCAGTGCAGGACCTGGTGTTGGAGGACCTGCAGGACGGGGACGTCAGGATGGGCGGCTCTTTCAGAGGAGCCTTCAGTAACTCAGAGAAAG ctAAGAACATTTTCCGTGTCCGCTCACAAGACCCGAGCCACTCCCAGTCCCACACGCTACAGGTCAACGATGTCTTCCACAAGCAGCAGTGGCTCAACTGCCTCCGCAGCGCCATCTCAGTCCACAGGCCCACGGGCGAGCCCTCCACAGCGAGTCCACACATGAGTAACGTCCACTCCAAGCGCCGCATGTCCTCCGCTTCCGCCATTATCCACCTGGAGGAGCCGGATGAGAACTGCCCACGGCAGACCTCTCAGTCCGCCCCCAGCTCGCCATGCAGCAGCTCCACGTCCGGCTCCACAACTTCATCACTTTCCTctcactcctcctcctctctggcCTCGCCGCTGTCAGCACCACTCTTCTCTTCATCATCACTCAAATGCAAAAAGGACAAAAGGTCACTGGGTTCCTTGGGGAAGAGAAAGGAGACGATGGTGTGA